One Entelurus aequoreus isolate RoL-2023_Sb linkage group LG09, RoL_Eaeq_v1.1, whole genome shotgun sequence genomic window carries:
- the dis3 gene encoding exosome complex exonuclease RRP44 isoform X1: MLKSKTFVKKTRTGKVMKIVREHYLRDDIWCGSEVCGQCGQESAVLRRDASIESNLCSFPHYLLPDTNVVLHQIDVLEDPVIRNVIILQTVLQEVRHRSAPIYKRLKDLINEKERYFYTFTNEHHRETFIEREPGESANDRNDRAIRVATKWYSQHLNKSDADGLNVVLLTNDQGNKQKAEESGLLVYKFEEYVKGLIANPELLDLLALTNDDKNDITSRKVLFPEHFPLSRIQAGIKSGSIIQGTFKASRENYLEASVFIQKDGEDSTEVLIQGLQNLNRAVHKDVVAVELLPCSQWVAPSAVVLQDVGSAKDDGDDEEEEEALGSSEDVVDKKLTGKIVGIIKRSWRPFCGMLNVSQIKESTRHIFTPADRRVPRVRIVTRQSSTLAGQRILVAIDGWPKDSRYPNGHFVRSLGPAGEKDTEEEVLLLEHDVPHQAFSKAVLSFLPKMPWCIKPEDMVVREDLRHLTVCSVDPPGCTDIDDALHCRELGNGNFEVGVHIADVSHFIRPGNALDKEAACRGTTVYLCGKRIDMVPELLSSNLCSLRSNVERLAFSCIWEINQEAQIVKTRFTKSVINSKASLTYAEAQMRIDDTSKNDDVTKSLRGLNKLAKILKKGRIEKGALTLSSLEVRFHMDSETHDPIELQTKELMETNSMVEEFMLLANISVAQKIYDEFADCALLRKHPAPPPSNYDILLKAAKSKAVHIHTDSAKALADSLELAKVDDFPYFNTLLRILATRCMMQAVYFCSGMDRDFHHYGLASPIYTHFTSPIRRYADIIVHRLLAVAIGADCTYPDLTDKHKQSALCNNLNYRHKMSQYAQRASVAFHTQLFFKTRGILSEDGFVLMLRKNAIIVLIPKFGLEGTVFFEGKDKRGPSLVFDAEAPSLTVEQHTFHIFDRVKVTISLDDSNIQHQKIRMALTEPVIPGVSVPVPDAGPQAKKPKLDR, translated from the exons ATGTTGAAGTCCAAAACCTTCGTGAAGAAGACGCGCACTGGGAAAGTGATGAAAATAGTGCGTGAGCATTACCTGAGAGATGATATTTGGTGTGGAAGTGAGGTGTGCGGCCAGTGCGGGCAGGAGTCCGCCGTGCTGCGGAGAGATGCCAGCATTGAGAGCAACCTGTGCTCTTTTCCACATTACCTGCTGCCAGACACCAATGTAGTCCTGCATCAG ATTGATGTGCTGGAGGACCCTGTGATTCGCAACGTGATCATCCTCCAGACAGTACTACAGGAAGTACGCCACCGCAGTGCGCCAATCTATAAACGCTTGAAGGACCTCATAAATGAAAAAGAAAGATACTTCTACACCTTTACCAATGAACACCACAG AGAAACATTCATCGAGCGCGAACCGGGGGAGAGCGCCAATGACAGGAATGACCGAGCAATCCGCGTGGCGACCAAATGGTACAGCCAGCACTTGAACAAGTCTGACGCCGATGGCCTTAATGTGGTACTCCTTACTAATGACCAGGGGAACAAGCAGAAGGCAGAAGAGAGCGGTCTGCTGGTGTACAAAT TTGAGGAGTACGTCAAAGGCTTGATAGCAAATCCTGAGCTGTTGGATCTCCTGGCGTTGACAAACGATGACAAG AATGACATCACCAGCCGTAAAGTGCTATTCCCAGAGCACTTCCCGCTATCCAGGATCCAGGCAGGCATCAAAAGCGGCTCCATTATCCAAGGGACCTTCAAGGCCAGCAGGGAAAACTACCTGGAGGCCTCAGTCTTTATCCAAAAAGATGGCGAAGACAGCACGGAG GTCCTCATCCAGGGTCTCCAGAACCTCAATAGAGCCGTGCATAAAGATGTGGTGGCTGTGGAGCTGTTGCCTTGCAGCCAGtgggtggcgccctctgctgttgTGCTGCAGGACGTGGGCTCTGCCAAGGATGACGGCGATgatgaagaagaggaggaagct CTGGGAAGTTCAGAAGATGTGGTCGACAAGAAGCTCACGGGCAAAATAGTGGGCATCATCAAGAGGAGTTGGAGACCTTTCTGTGGCATGCTCAATGTCTCCCAAATTAAAGAG TCCACACGCCACATTTTCACACCAGCAGACCGCCGCGTTCCACGTGTTCGCATCGTAACACGCCAGTCGTCCACGTTGGCAGGCCAGAGGATCCTGGTGGCCATCGACGGCTGGCCCAAGGACTCCAGATATCCAAAC GGTCACTTTGTCCGTAGCCTGGGCCCCGCCGGGGAGAAGGACACAGAGGAGGAAGTCCTCCTGCTGGAGCACGACGTTCCTCATCAGGCCTTCTCTAAAGCCGTGCTCAGTTTTCTCCCCAAAATGCCATGGTGCATCAAACCGGAG GACATGGTGGTGAGGGAGGACTTGAGACATCTGACCGTGTGCAGCGTGGATCCTCCAGGATGTACAGACATTGATGATGCTCTGCACTGCAGAGAGCTGGGCAATGGAAACTTTGAG GTGGGAGTCCACATCGCAGATGTCAGTCACTTCATCAGACCTGGAAACGCTCTGGACAAAGAAGCCGCCTGCCGAGGAACAACCGTTTACCTCTGTGGCAAG AGGATTGATATGGTTCCTGAGCTGCTGAGCTCCAATCTTTGTTCCCTGCGCTCCAACGTGGAGAG GCTGGCTTTCTCGTGCATCTGGGAGATAAACCAAGAGGCGCAAATTGTTAAAACACGCTTCACAAAAAGCGTCATCAACTCAAAG GCGTCTCTGACCTACGCGGAGGCCCAGATGAGGATCGACGACACCAGCAAGAACGACGACGTCACCAAGAGTCTGCGCGGCCTCAACAAGCTCGCCAAAATCCTCAAAAAAGGGAGGATAGAGAAAGG GGCGCTGACGCTGTCCTCCCTGGAGGTCCGCTTCCACATGGACAGTGAAACTCACGACCCCATTGAGCTCCAGACCAAAGAGCTCAT GGAGACCAACTCCATGGTGGAAGAGTTCATGTTGCTGGCCAACATTTCAGTCGCCCAGAAGATCTACGACGAGTTCGCAGATTGCGCCTTGCTGAGGAAGCATCCAGCACCACCGCCATCCAACTACGACATCCTCCTCAAAGCTGCCAAGTCCAAG GCGGTGCACATCCATACGGATTCAGCCAAGGCGCTGGCCGACTCGCTAGAATTAGCCAAAGTGGACGACTTCCCGTACTTCAACACGCTCCTGCGCATCCTGGCCACTCGCTGCATGATGCAGGCGGTCTACTTCTGCTCGGGCATGGACCGGGACTTTCACCACTATGGTCTGGCGTCGCCAATCTACACACACTTCACCTCGCCCATCAGGAG GTATGCTGATATTATCGTACACCGCCTGCTGGCCGTGGCCATCGGCGCCGATTGCACCTACCCGGACTTGACCGACAAGCATAAACAGTCGGCCCTGTGCAACAATCTCAACTACAGACACAAGATGTCCCAGTATGCTCAGAGGGCGTCCGTGGCCTTCCACACACAG TTGTTCTTCAAGACCAGAGGCATTCTGAGCGAGGACGGCTTCGTCCTCATGCTGAGGAAGAACGCCATCATTGTCCTCATCCCAAAGTTCGGCCTGGAGGGCACGGTCTTCTTCGAAGGCAAAGACAAGAGAGGCCCAAGCCTGGTGTTTGATGCCGAG GCTCCATCTCTGACTGTGGAGCAGCACACCTTCCATATTTTTGACCGAGTGAAAGTCACCATCAGCCTGGATGACTCCAACATTCAACACCAGAAGATCCGCATGGCTCTCACTGAGCCTGTG
- the dis3 gene encoding exosome complex exonuclease RRP44 isoform X2: protein MGNKQKAEESGLLVYKFEEYVKGLIANPELLDLLALTNDDKNDITSRKVLFPEHFPLSRIQAGIKSGSIIQGTFKASRENYLEASVFIQKDGEDSTEVLIQGLQNLNRAVHKDVVAVELLPCSQWVAPSAVVLQDVGSAKDDGDDEEEEEALGSSEDVVDKKLTGKIVGIIKRSWRPFCGMLNVSQIKESTRHIFTPADRRVPRVRIVTRQSSTLAGQRILVAIDGWPKDSRYPNGHFVRSLGPAGEKDTEEEVLLLEHDVPHQAFSKAVLSFLPKMPWCIKPEDMVVREDLRHLTVCSVDPPGCTDIDDALHCRELGNGNFEVGVHIADVSHFIRPGNALDKEAACRGTTVYLCGKRIDMVPELLSSNLCSLRSNVERLAFSCIWEINQEAQIVKTRFTKSVINSKASLTYAEAQMRIDDTSKNDDVTKSLRGLNKLAKILKKGRIEKGALTLSSLEVRFHMDSETHDPIELQTKELMETNSMVEEFMLLANISVAQKIYDEFADCALLRKHPAPPPSNYDILLKAAKSKAVHIHTDSAKALADSLELAKVDDFPYFNTLLRILATRCMMQAVYFCSGMDRDFHHYGLASPIYTHFTSPIRRYADIIVHRLLAVAIGADCTYPDLTDKHKQSALCNNLNYRHKMSQYAQRASVAFHTQLFFKTRGILSEDGFVLMLRKNAIIVLIPKFGLEGTVFFEGKDKRGPSLVFDAEAPSLTVEQHTFHIFDRVKVTISLDDSNIQHQKIRMALTEPVIPGVSVPVPDAGPQAKKPKLDR from the exons ATG GGGAACAAGCAGAAGGCAGAAGAGAGCGGTCTGCTGGTGTACAAAT TTGAGGAGTACGTCAAAGGCTTGATAGCAAATCCTGAGCTGTTGGATCTCCTGGCGTTGACAAACGATGACAAG AATGACATCACCAGCCGTAAAGTGCTATTCCCAGAGCACTTCCCGCTATCCAGGATCCAGGCAGGCATCAAAAGCGGCTCCATTATCCAAGGGACCTTCAAGGCCAGCAGGGAAAACTACCTGGAGGCCTCAGTCTTTATCCAAAAAGATGGCGAAGACAGCACGGAG GTCCTCATCCAGGGTCTCCAGAACCTCAATAGAGCCGTGCATAAAGATGTGGTGGCTGTGGAGCTGTTGCCTTGCAGCCAGtgggtggcgccctctgctgttgTGCTGCAGGACGTGGGCTCTGCCAAGGATGACGGCGATgatgaagaagaggaggaagct CTGGGAAGTTCAGAAGATGTGGTCGACAAGAAGCTCACGGGCAAAATAGTGGGCATCATCAAGAGGAGTTGGAGACCTTTCTGTGGCATGCTCAATGTCTCCCAAATTAAAGAG TCCACACGCCACATTTTCACACCAGCAGACCGCCGCGTTCCACGTGTTCGCATCGTAACACGCCAGTCGTCCACGTTGGCAGGCCAGAGGATCCTGGTGGCCATCGACGGCTGGCCCAAGGACTCCAGATATCCAAAC GGTCACTTTGTCCGTAGCCTGGGCCCCGCCGGGGAGAAGGACACAGAGGAGGAAGTCCTCCTGCTGGAGCACGACGTTCCTCATCAGGCCTTCTCTAAAGCCGTGCTCAGTTTTCTCCCCAAAATGCCATGGTGCATCAAACCGGAG GACATGGTGGTGAGGGAGGACTTGAGACATCTGACCGTGTGCAGCGTGGATCCTCCAGGATGTACAGACATTGATGATGCTCTGCACTGCAGAGAGCTGGGCAATGGAAACTTTGAG GTGGGAGTCCACATCGCAGATGTCAGTCACTTCATCAGACCTGGAAACGCTCTGGACAAAGAAGCCGCCTGCCGAGGAACAACCGTTTACCTCTGTGGCAAG AGGATTGATATGGTTCCTGAGCTGCTGAGCTCCAATCTTTGTTCCCTGCGCTCCAACGTGGAGAG GCTGGCTTTCTCGTGCATCTGGGAGATAAACCAAGAGGCGCAAATTGTTAAAACACGCTTCACAAAAAGCGTCATCAACTCAAAG GCGTCTCTGACCTACGCGGAGGCCCAGATGAGGATCGACGACACCAGCAAGAACGACGACGTCACCAAGAGTCTGCGCGGCCTCAACAAGCTCGCCAAAATCCTCAAAAAAGGGAGGATAGAGAAAGG GGCGCTGACGCTGTCCTCCCTGGAGGTCCGCTTCCACATGGACAGTGAAACTCACGACCCCATTGAGCTCCAGACCAAAGAGCTCAT GGAGACCAACTCCATGGTGGAAGAGTTCATGTTGCTGGCCAACATTTCAGTCGCCCAGAAGATCTACGACGAGTTCGCAGATTGCGCCTTGCTGAGGAAGCATCCAGCACCACCGCCATCCAACTACGACATCCTCCTCAAAGCTGCCAAGTCCAAG GCGGTGCACATCCATACGGATTCAGCCAAGGCGCTGGCCGACTCGCTAGAATTAGCCAAAGTGGACGACTTCCCGTACTTCAACACGCTCCTGCGCATCCTGGCCACTCGCTGCATGATGCAGGCGGTCTACTTCTGCTCGGGCATGGACCGGGACTTTCACCACTATGGTCTGGCGTCGCCAATCTACACACACTTCACCTCGCCCATCAGGAG GTATGCTGATATTATCGTACACCGCCTGCTGGCCGTGGCCATCGGCGCCGATTGCACCTACCCGGACTTGACCGACAAGCATAAACAGTCGGCCCTGTGCAACAATCTCAACTACAGACACAAGATGTCCCAGTATGCTCAGAGGGCGTCCGTGGCCTTCCACACACAG TTGTTCTTCAAGACCAGAGGCATTCTGAGCGAGGACGGCTTCGTCCTCATGCTGAGGAAGAACGCCATCATTGTCCTCATCCCAAAGTTCGGCCTGGAGGGCACGGTCTTCTTCGAAGGCAAAGACAAGAGAGGCCCAAGCCTGGTGTTTGATGCCGAG GCTCCATCTCTGACTGTGGAGCAGCACACCTTCCATATTTTTGACCGAGTGAAAGTCACCATCAGCCTGGATGACTCCAACATTCAACACCAGAAGATCCGCATGGCTCTCACTGAGCCTGTG